A genomic segment from Actinoplanes sichuanensis encodes:
- a CDS encoding carbohydrate ABC transporter permease — translation MTTLLTQHPPAGDTAPVNRRTGSGRARERRQRQSAFVYIAIVVCVALFGGPFLWILLTALAAREQLAEGAGGLLRFDNLQWGNFVEAVTRVELGAYFGNSLFLATLTAVLTTASSATVGFAFARIRARGSKPLFTIVLATMMIPHIATLIPTYMMFSRLSLVGTYWPWVLWGLSGSAYMIFLFRQFFAAIPLELEDAAIIDGCGWPRIFVQIFLPLSRPILLTSLLLQFTWAWGDYLTPALLLTQDNTTLSVAVTNAYLDPLGNGIPTLQAAGSILYILPALVIFLFFQRYFISSALSSGVKG, via the coding sequence GTGACCACCCTGCTCACCCAGCACCCACCGGCCGGCGACACCGCCCCGGTCAACCGCCGGACCGGATCCGGCCGGGCCCGCGAGCGACGCCAGCGCCAGTCGGCGTTCGTCTACATCGCGATCGTCGTCTGCGTGGCCCTGTTCGGCGGACCGTTCCTGTGGATCCTGCTCACCGCGCTGGCCGCCCGGGAGCAACTCGCCGAGGGCGCCGGTGGGCTCCTGCGCTTCGACAATCTCCAGTGGGGCAACTTCGTCGAGGCGGTCACCCGCGTCGAGCTCGGCGCCTACTTCGGCAACTCGCTGTTCCTGGCCACGCTGACCGCCGTACTCACCACCGCGTCCAGCGCGACCGTCGGCTTCGCCTTCGCCCGGATCCGGGCCCGCGGCAGCAAGCCCCTGTTCACCATCGTGCTGGCCACGATGATGATCCCGCACATCGCCACGCTCATCCCGACGTACATGATGTTCTCCCGGCTCAGCCTCGTCGGCACCTACTGGCCGTGGGTGCTGTGGGGGCTCAGCGGGTCGGCGTACATGATCTTCCTGTTCCGGCAGTTCTTCGCCGCCATCCCGCTGGAGCTCGAGGACGCCGCCATCATCGACGGTTGCGGCTGGCCCCGGATCTTCGTGCAGATCTTCCTGCCGTTGTCCCGGCCGATCCTGCTCACCTCGCTGCTGCTGCAGTTCACCTGGGCGTGGGGCGACTACCTCACCCCCGCACTGCTGCTCACCCAGGACAACACCACCCTCTCCGTCGCCGTCACCAACGCCTATCTCGATCCGCTCGGCAACGGCATCCCCACCCTGCAGGCGGCCGGATCAATCCTTTACATCCTGCCGGCGCTGGTGATCTTCCTGTTCTTCCAGCGCTACTTCATCAGCTCGGCCCTCAGCTCCGGCGTCAAGGGTTGA
- a CDS encoding glycoside hydrolase family 43 protein translates to MSGAYLLAYFKPEITADGEQVRFAVSDIDGPAGWTELNGGRPVLVNDLGERGVRDPFLVRDTRNGRFIVLGTDLRIFPDHDWKRATRTGSRSVVIWESDDLVSWSPPTLVEVAPPHAGNTWAPKAFWSRQRGAWLMIWASALYHDTTGPEQHQRLLAAQTDDFRTFTPAEIYHDPGHTVIDATFLVDRGEWYRFSANSLGAGCAEERGRHILMERGTALEDPAYVTVVEDIGKPELRHAEGPSAFAGSSGDRWYLLIDENGHRGYQLYSTGDLPSGRWSHDTSAALPVDARHGSVLPITLNERERLIRAFGTERSR, encoded by the coding sequence ATGAGTGGTGCCTACCTCCTGGCCTACTTCAAGCCGGAAATCACCGCTGACGGCGAACAGGTGCGCTTCGCTGTCAGCGACATCGACGGCCCGGCCGGCTGGACGGAGCTGAACGGCGGGCGGCCCGTCCTCGTCAACGACCTCGGCGAGCGCGGCGTACGGGATCCGTTCCTCGTTCGCGACACCAGGAACGGCCGGTTCATCGTGCTCGGCACCGACCTGCGGATCTTCCCCGACCACGATTGGAAACGTGCGACACGTACGGGCAGCCGATCAGTCGTGATCTGGGAGTCGGACGATCTGGTCTCCTGGTCGCCGCCTACCCTGGTCGAGGTCGCGCCGCCCCACGCCGGCAACACCTGGGCACCGAAGGCGTTCTGGTCGCGGCAACGTGGCGCCTGGCTCATGATCTGGGCATCCGCGCTGTACCACGACACCACCGGCCCCGAGCAACATCAGCGCCTGCTCGCCGCGCAGACCGACGACTTCCGCACCTTCACACCGGCCGAGATCTACCACGATCCGGGGCACACGGTCATCGACGCGACCTTCCTCGTCGACCGGGGCGAATGGTATCGCTTCTCCGCCAACTCGCTGGGGGCCGGCTGCGCCGAGGAACGGGGCCGTCACATCCTCATGGAACGCGGCACCGCGCTCGAGGACCCGGCCTACGTGACAGTTGTGGAGGACATCGGCAAGCCCGAACTACGGCACGCCGAAGGACCGTCGGCGTTCGCCGGTTCTTCGGGTGACCGATGGTACCTGCTGATCGACGAGAACGGCCACCGCGGCTATCAGCTGTACAGCACCGGCGATCTCCCCTCGGGCCGGTGGAGCCACGACACCTCGGCCGCGCTGCCCGTGGATGCGCGGCACGGCTCCGTCCTGCCCATCACCCTGAACGAACGCGAACGGCTGATCAGAGCGTTCGGAACCGAACGCAGCCGGTAG
- a CDS encoding GDSL-type esterase/lipase family protein: protein MTSRDTRHRTWATGLTCAATAAGVGLFAPPANAALPTGCTGTAPIVCHYDVAPGNYLVTAVTGSGTGLSVEARRRILNPASAGTRTATVNVREPEGQPSSWGTGSPGLTLTFDGAAPTVTSVTVSAASNPLVAFLFGDSTVCDQSVAPYAGWGQQLTASVAKGAVIANYADTGESSESFRYKSYLFPAIKPLINPGNLVFLQFGHNDKTTTAAEYRDNLTAMIAGIRERGGVPVLVTPPVRRRFDGAVLDAVAQHVNSVGVNLPAEMRAVATASRVPLIDLTAKSKAVVEGLGPAGSAGIYLYAEKGDNTHFSEYGAARMAALVVDGIREQNLSLEGFLR from the coding sequence ATGACCTCAAGAGACACCCGGCACCGCACGTGGGCCACCGGTCTCACCTGTGCGGCCACCGCCGCGGGCGTCGGCCTGTTCGCCCCGCCCGCGAACGCCGCCCTGCCCACCGGCTGCACCGGAACCGCGCCGATCGTGTGCCACTACGACGTGGCACCGGGCAACTACCTGGTCACCGCGGTCACCGGCAGCGGCACCGGCCTCTCGGTCGAGGCCCGCCGCCGGATCCTCAACCCCGCCTCCGCGGGCACCCGTACCGCCACCGTGAACGTGCGCGAGCCGGAGGGCCAGCCGTCGTCGTGGGGCACCGGATCACCCGGCCTCACCCTGACCTTCGACGGCGCCGCGCCCACCGTCACCTCGGTGACCGTGTCCGCGGCGAGCAACCCATTGGTGGCTTTCCTGTTCGGTGACTCCACCGTCTGCGACCAGTCGGTCGCCCCGTACGCCGGCTGGGGTCAGCAGCTCACCGCGTCGGTGGCCAAGGGCGCCGTGATCGCCAACTATGCCGACACCGGCGAGAGCTCGGAGAGCTTCCGGTACAAGTCCTACCTGTTCCCGGCCATCAAACCCCTGATCAACCCGGGCAACCTGGTCTTCCTGCAGTTCGGCCACAACGACAAGACCACGACGGCGGCCGAGTACCGGGACAACCTCACCGCGATGATCGCCGGGATCCGCGAGCGTGGCGGAGTCCCGGTCCTGGTGACGCCGCCGGTGCGGCGCCGCTTCGACGGCGCCGTGCTGGACGCCGTCGCCCAGCACGTCAACTCGGTGGGAGTGAACCTGCCGGCGGAGATGCGGGCGGTGGCCACCGCGAGCCGGGTCCCGCTGATCGACCTCACCGCCAAGAGCAAGGCCGTCGTCGAGGGACTCGGCCCGGCGGGCTCGGCCGGGATCTACCTCTACGCCGAGAAGGGCGACAACACCCACTTCTCCGAGTACGGGGCTGCGCGGATGGCCGCCCTGGTCGTCGACGGCATCCGCGAGCAGAACCTGTCTCTTGAAGGGTTCCTGCGATGA
- a CDS encoding right-handed parallel beta-helix repeat-containing protein — MSLRALLVLALLVGGVAVTAGTASAAAVYYVAPNGSDSAAGTASAPWKSIAKAQSVAAAGDTVYLRGGTYTYTRATSACASRTARVDAITLNKSGTSGNPIRYWAYPGEKPVFDFSGMTDDCRIKGFDVTGSYLHLKGLEVRGVPQNNDLNAESWGLWISGSNNTFEQIDTHHHMGTGLFINGGGGNLVVNSDSHHNYDLHSSDSPGENADGFGSHYAPAGRAANVFRGCRAWWNADDGFDLISTYAPVTIEYSWAWRNGYVPGTTTAAGNGNGYKVGGFGGDYDAGAVKHTVRFSVAFLNRAAGFYANHHPVANDYFNNTGYANGTDFNMLGVDSSGAAVGRGNLRNNVAYAGTLTANMTGTTATNNSWNLGITLSNSQFQSVSTTGWDTARSSDGSLPALPHLRPTTTSALIDRGVDVGLTYRGQAPDLGAFEIS, encoded by the coding sequence ATGAGCCTCCGCGCCCTCCTAGTTCTGGCTCTCCTGGTCGGCGGCGTTGCCGTCACGGCGGGCACCGCATCCGCGGCGGCCGTCTACTACGTCGCCCCCAACGGCAGCGACAGCGCCGCCGGAACCGCCTCGGCACCGTGGAAGTCGATCGCGAAGGCGCAGTCCGTCGCCGCGGCCGGCGACACCGTCTACCTCCGCGGCGGCACCTACACCTACACCCGCGCAACCAGCGCCTGCGCGAGCCGGACGGCCCGGGTCGACGCGATCACCCTGAACAAGAGCGGCACGTCCGGCAACCCGATCCGCTACTGGGCCTACCCAGGCGAGAAGCCGGTGTTCGACTTCTCCGGGATGACCGACGACTGCCGGATCAAGGGCTTCGACGTCACCGGCAGCTATCTGCACCTCAAAGGCCTCGAGGTCCGCGGTGTGCCGCAGAACAACGACCTGAACGCCGAGTCCTGGGGACTCTGGATCTCCGGTAGCAACAACACCTTCGAGCAGATCGACACCCACCATCACATGGGGACCGGCCTGTTCATCAACGGTGGCGGCGGCAACCTCGTCGTCAACAGCGACTCGCACCACAACTACGACCTGCACAGCTCCGACTCCCCCGGGGAGAACGCCGACGGCTTCGGGTCGCACTACGCACCGGCCGGCCGGGCCGCCAACGTGTTCCGGGGCTGCCGCGCCTGGTGGAACGCCGATGACGGCTTCGACCTGATCTCCACCTACGCGCCGGTGACCATCGAGTACTCGTGGGCGTGGCGTAACGGGTACGTGCCCGGCACGACGACCGCCGCCGGGAACGGCAACGGCTACAAGGTGGGCGGGTTCGGCGGCGACTACGACGCCGGCGCGGTCAAGCACACCGTCCGCTTCTCGGTCGCCTTCCTCAACCGGGCCGCGGGCTTCTACGCCAACCACCATCCGGTCGCCAACGACTACTTCAACAACACGGGGTACGCCAACGGCACCGACTTCAACATGCTCGGAGTCGACTCCAGCGGCGCGGCCGTCGGCCGGGGCAACCTGCGCAACAACGTGGCCTACGCCGGCACGCTGACCGCGAACATGACCGGCACCACCGCCACGAACAACTCCTGGAACCTCGGCATCACCCTGTCGAACAGCCAGTTCCAGAGCGTGTCGACGACCGGCTGGGACACCGCCCGCTCGTCCGACGGCAGCCTGCCCGCCCTGCCCCACCTGCGGCCCACCACGACCAGTGCCCTGATCGACCGTGGCGTCGACGTCGGCCTGACCTACCGGGGCCAGGCCCCCGATCTCGGCGCCTTCGAGATCTCCTGA
- a CDS encoding family 43 glycosylhydrolase, with protein MTRSSRSVWKRRTSMLAALLLVPVSPAAPASARYHASDYTAGSWAAFSSAGDTGALVMVRGLRSLVADYTTRVPGRYTAGSWAPFAAALTAASRVAGDRAATAAQVASAKTALVTAAGDLVAADAGTFQTITNDTFWRDTSGNPIYSQGGGVFRFGDTYYWYGVHYLGAEHYLASPTKKYNTETTFVAIPVYSSQDLVNWKFERNVATAATTFPDGTNLSSGWVGRLGVSYNETTGKYVLVSQGKGGIMFLRGDSPTDTFDGVTVQAQITNSPTPATGDQTVFTDDDGTDYLIFSNASGRARAFVSRLRPSDSLYAEPAVQIGYSSAGREGNAMFKLDGRYYHAASDLHGWNSSVAYVLESATSNIQGAYSAEYVLPGTEADYSHVTQTGFFVTVKGTVQNTVIFAGDRWADFAWNGIGYNQWMPVDKTGSRPQFHSLSQWQFNATTGEWRVAAGNNYILNPDFQADRILVSAVRGWTSFVDSGTTAIAGNANGGANGSSFSLRVGATSAFAGGVRQDVTVPAGTYRLAAATKTSGTVSTAQVTVTDSSGVVRTLTVPTGTNWTQRQLAGFTLAAGSARVTIRATGDNGNLWVDGLSLVKTS; from the coding sequence ATGACTCGCTCATCACGCTCGGTGTGGAAGCGCCGGACGTCCATGCTCGCCGCCCTGCTGCTGGTTCCGGTGTCCCCCGCGGCGCCCGCCAGTGCCCGTTACCACGCCTCCGACTACACAGCCGGCTCGTGGGCGGCGTTCTCCTCCGCCGGGGACACCGGCGCGCTGGTGATGGTGCGCGGCCTGAGAAGCCTGGTCGCGGACTACACCACCCGGGTGCCCGGCCGGTATACCGCCGGATCGTGGGCCCCGTTCGCCGCGGCCCTGACCGCCGCCAGCCGGGTCGCCGGCGACCGGGCCGCAACCGCGGCACAGGTCGCCTCCGCCAAGACCGCCCTGGTGACCGCCGCCGGTGACCTGGTGGCCGCCGACGCGGGAACGTTCCAGACCATCACCAACGACACGTTCTGGCGCGACACCAGCGGCAATCCGATCTACTCGCAGGGCGGTGGCGTCTTCCGGTTCGGTGACACCTACTACTGGTACGGGGTGCACTACCTGGGCGCCGAGCACTATCTGGCCAGCCCGACGAAGAAGTACAACACCGAGACCACCTTCGTGGCGATCCCGGTGTACTCCTCGCAGGACCTGGTGAACTGGAAGTTCGAGCGCAATGTCGCCACCGCCGCCACGACCTTCCCGGACGGGACCAACCTCAGCAGTGGCTGGGTGGGCCGCCTCGGTGTCTCCTACAACGAGACCACCGGCAAGTACGTGCTCGTCTCACAGGGCAAGGGCGGGATCATGTTCCTGCGCGGCGACTCGCCCACCGACACCTTCGACGGCGTCACCGTCCAGGCGCAGATCACCAACTCGCCGACGCCGGCCACCGGGGACCAGACCGTCTTCACCGACGACGACGGGACGGACTATCTGATCTTCTCCAACGCCTCGGGACGCGCACGCGCCTTCGTCTCCCGGCTCCGGCCGTCCGACTCGCTGTACGCGGAGCCCGCCGTGCAGATCGGCTACAGCTCCGCCGGGCGCGAGGGCAACGCCATGTTCAAACTCGACGGCAGGTACTACCACGCGGCATCCGACCTGCACGGCTGGAACTCCTCGGTCGCATACGTGCTCGAGTCGGCGACCAGCAACATCCAAGGAGCCTATTCCGCCGAGTACGTCCTGCCGGGCACCGAGGCGGACTACAGCCACGTGACCCAGACCGGCTTCTTCGTGACCGTCAAGGGCACCGTGCAGAACACGGTGATCTTCGCCGGTGACCGCTGGGCCGACTTCGCCTGGAACGGCATCGGCTACAACCAGTGGATGCCGGTGGACAAGACCGGCAGCCGGCCGCAGTTCCACTCGCTGAGCCAGTGGCAGTTCAACGCCACCACCGGCGAATGGCGGGTCGCGGCGGGCAACAACTACATCCTCAACCCCGACTTCCAGGCCGACCGGATCCTCGTCAGCGCGGTGCGCGGGTGGACCAGCTTCGTCGACTCGGGCACGACCGCGATCGCTGGCAACGCCAACGGTGGGGCCAACGGCAGCAGCTTCTCGCTGCGCGTCGGCGCCACATCGGCCTTCGCGGGCGGGGTACGCCAGGACGTCACCGTGCCGGCCGGCACCTACCGGCTCGCGGCGGCCACGAAGACCTCGGGAACCGTCAGCACCGCTCAGGTGACGGTGACCGACTCCAGCGGCGTCGTGCGCACCCTGACCGTCCCGACCGGCACCAACTGGACCCAGCGCCAGCTGGCCGGCTTCACCCTGGCCGCCGGCAGTGCCCGGGTGACGATCCGGGCCACCGGTGACAACGGCAATCTCTGGGTCGACGGCCTCTCCCTCGTCAAGACCTCGTAG
- a CDS encoding carbohydrate ABC transporter permease yields MTTLAAPPARSRHWRRYPASTFYLFAAPWILGFLALTIIPLGWALVISLTNFDGMAPGYRFIGLKNYVELFTDYPQALRSLWQTVLYTAAVVPLSVAGGLGLAILVNRRIRAVGLIRAIFFLPSVVPVVATAIMWRLVLNPDAGMLNGILDLVGLPSSISWLIDPYAFYSLLMVSLWGLGGGMVIILAALQDVPGELNEAAVLDGANGWQTIRHVTIPMISPVLYFQVVTGVIGALQVLVQPMLLAQTSSIATAASVPPSTHLYMVQVYEKFFTNNRFGFGSAMLWVFFVVIMLITLALQRSSRRWVHYQASTNED; encoded by the coding sequence ATGACCACGCTGGCCGCCCCTCCCGCCCGGTCTCGCCACTGGCGGCGCTACCCCGCCTCGACGTTCTACCTGTTCGCCGCGCCGTGGATCCTCGGCTTCCTGGCGCTGACCATCATTCCGCTGGGCTGGGCGCTCGTCATCAGCCTGACCAACTTCGACGGGATGGCGCCGGGTTACCGGTTCATCGGCCTCAAGAACTACGTCGAGTTGTTCACCGACTATCCCCAGGCGCTGCGGAGCCTGTGGCAGACGGTGCTCTACACCGCCGCCGTGGTGCCGCTGAGCGTCGCCGGCGGCCTCGGCCTGGCGATCCTGGTCAACCGGCGGATCCGGGCCGTAGGCCTGATCCGGGCGATCTTCTTCCTGCCGTCGGTGGTGCCGGTGGTCGCGACTGCGATCATGTGGCGCCTGGTCCTGAACCCGGACGCCGGCATGCTCAACGGCATCCTGGACCTGGTCGGCCTGCCGTCGTCGATCTCCTGGCTCATCGACCCGTACGCCTTCTACTCCCTGCTGATGGTCTCCCTATGGGGCCTGGGCGGTGGCATGGTCATCATCCTGGCCGCCCTGCAGGACGTGCCGGGCGAGCTTAACGAAGCCGCGGTCCTCGACGGCGCCAACGGCTGGCAGACGATCCGGCATGTAACCATTCCGATGATCTCCCCGGTGCTGTACTTCCAGGTCGTCACCGGTGTCATCGGCGCCCTGCAGGTCCTGGTCCAGCCGATGCTGCTCGCCCAGACCAGCAGCATCGCGACAGCGGCCAGCGTGCCACCGAGCACCCACCTCTACATGGTGCAGGTCTACGAGAAGTTCTTCACCAACAACCGGTTCGGCTTCGGCTCCGCGATGCTCTGGGTCTTCTTCGTGGTGATCATGCTGATCACCCTCGCCCTGCAGCGCAGCAGCCGGCGCTGGGTGCACTACCAAGCTTCCACCAACGAGGACTGA
- a CDS encoding extracellular solute-binding protein, with protein sequence MTPFPSSAPLSRRSFLGATLLTAGAVGAPALAGCTTGGGSGSGSGSSKTVTVMFKSAEFTKEHIAEFEKLNPGLTIEFIEDDPARLKAMMSAGSPPDFVRGRAEPLNVFRGLVEPLDPYIDASSVLKRDDLLPINDNNRWDGKTNGTGKYYSLIKDWSPDACLWQNTALFEKAKIEPLSTTEPISWDELLELGKKLTVRQDGKTVQYGLGLEWAWSVSTPIRLMVAQQGGTLFNADMTEIDFTSPAAQRAVQWYTDFGRAGIGPTVLNPLPDNADYSTFAAGKMAITKDGFWFGGNFAKAPAELQKTIRMAPAATFGTRMNMSYNGGMGAWIPTKAKNKDGAWKVMEYFMSGPPAVERAKSGWGLPALKSLWQYIPQELDYQKEAFKTAQAELEHLVTLPFSPYATADQVKAAIETQMTDLLKGNISVPDACVRIQDQINKDLKRGKELVG encoded by the coding sequence ATGACGCCCTTTCCCTCATCGGCACCGTTGAGCCGGCGCTCGTTCCTCGGCGCCACCCTGCTGACGGCCGGCGCCGTCGGCGCGCCGGCGCTGGCGGGCTGCACCACCGGGGGCGGCTCGGGCTCCGGCTCGGGCTCCTCGAAGACGGTCACGGTGATGTTCAAGAGCGCCGAGTTCACCAAGGAGCACATCGCGGAGTTCGAGAAGCTCAACCCGGGCCTCACGATCGAGTTCATCGAGGACGACCCGGCCCGGCTCAAGGCGATGATGTCGGCCGGCAGCCCGCCCGACTTCGTACGCGGACGGGCCGAGCCGCTCAATGTGTTCCGAGGGCTGGTCGAGCCGCTGGACCCGTACATCGACGCCAGTTCGGTCCTGAAGCGCGACGACCTGTTGCCCATCAACGACAACAACCGGTGGGACGGCAAGACCAACGGCACCGGCAAGTACTACTCGCTGATCAAGGACTGGAGCCCGGACGCCTGCCTCTGGCAGAACACGGCGCTGTTCGAGAAGGCGAAGATCGAGCCGCTGAGCACCACCGAGCCGATCTCCTGGGACGAGCTGCTGGAGCTGGGCAAGAAGCTCACGGTGCGCCAGGACGGCAAGACCGTGCAGTACGGCCTGGGCCTGGAGTGGGCCTGGTCGGTCTCGACCCCGATCCGGCTGATGGTCGCCCAGCAGGGCGGCACCCTCTTCAACGCGGACATGACCGAGATCGACTTCACCAGCCCCGCGGCGCAGCGGGCGGTCCAGTGGTACACCGACTTCGGCCGCGCCGGGATCGGCCCCACCGTGCTGAACCCGCTGCCCGACAACGCCGACTACTCCACTTTCGCCGCCGGGAAGATGGCCATCACCAAGGACGGCTTCTGGTTCGGCGGCAACTTCGCCAAGGCCCCCGCCGAGTTGCAGAAGACGATCCGGATGGCCCCGGCCGCGACCTTCGGCACCCGCATGAACATGAGCTACAACGGCGGCATGGGCGCCTGGATCCCGACGAAGGCGAAGAACAAGGACGGGGCCTGGAAGGTCATGGAGTACTTCATGAGCGGTCCGCCCGCCGTCGAGCGGGCCAAGAGCGGCTGGGGCCTGCCGGCGCTGAAGTCCCTGTGGCAGTACATCCCGCAGGAGCTCGACTACCAGAAGGAGGCGTTCAAGACCGCACAGGCGGAGCTGGAGCACCTCGTCACGCTGCCCTTCTCGCCATACGCCACCGCCGACCAGGTCAAGGCCGCCATCGAGACGCAGATGACCGATCTGCTCAAGGGCAACATCTCCGTCCCCGACGCCTGCGTGCGCATTCAGGACCAGATCAACAAGGACCTCAAGCGGGGCAAGGAACTGGTGGGATGA
- a CDS encoding M14 family zinc carboxypeptidase, producing MTRFPSSRRSRARRLPAAVTITMLLLISAGLMLPGSATAAGPDAGEPGYWMVASPTTAVGELADDLNKRGYDVMEGLSRDGAPILATAAQAQRLRRDGLSVRYTGPLYQPVPVSVQAAAGTYYGGYHTAAAHETHNQQVVTAHPELAVLKTIGQSWLKTQNRGGHDIQALCITKITTGDCALSTAGSKPKFTLMAQMHARELATGELAYMWIDYLVANYGKVAAVTKLMDTTELWVIPIANPDGVDIVSSNATRPVSQRKNAHDNGCSGTGLGVDLNRNSSYHWDVNQGTKCTETYPGASAASEPETRAIQSFLASIYRDTKPAADFSAATTATTGTFLTLHSYAELNIYPYGWTNSLAPNNTDLKTIATNMAKSNRYTVVHGDGGLNYFAPGATDDWIYGTLGVPGYTIEVGPSSSSCSGFFPAYSCMASFWSLNLPAFMTLGTAAAKPYPTGS from the coding sequence ATGACCAGGTTCCCGTCTTCCCGGCGATCACGGGCGCGCCGGCTGCCGGCCGCAGTGACGATCACGATGCTCCTGCTGATCTCTGCGGGGCTCATGCTGCCCGGCAGCGCGACCGCGGCCGGCCCCGACGCCGGCGAACCGGGTTACTGGATGGTGGCCTCGCCCACCACCGCCGTGGGTGAGCTGGCCGACGACCTCAACAAGCGCGGCTACGACGTCATGGAGGGACTGTCGCGAGACGGGGCGCCGATCCTGGCGACCGCGGCTCAAGCCCAGCGGCTACGGCGCGACGGCCTGAGCGTGCGGTACACCGGACCGCTCTACCAGCCGGTGCCGGTGTCCGTGCAGGCCGCTGCCGGCACCTACTACGGCGGCTATCACACCGCGGCCGCGCACGAGACCCACAACCAGCAGGTCGTGACGGCCCACCCGGAGCTGGCGGTCCTGAAGACCATCGGCCAGTCGTGGCTGAAGACCCAGAACCGGGGCGGTCACGACATCCAGGCCCTGTGCATCACGAAGATCACCACCGGTGACTGCGCGTTGAGCACCGCCGGCTCGAAACCGAAGTTCACGCTGATGGCCCAGATGCACGCGCGCGAACTGGCCACCGGTGAGCTCGCGTACATGTGGATCGACTACCTGGTGGCCAACTACGGCAAGGTCGCTGCCGTGACGAAGCTGATGGACACGACCGAGTTGTGGGTCATTCCGATCGCCAACCCGGACGGCGTCGACATCGTCTCGTCGAACGCGACGCGGCCCGTCTCCCAGCGAAAGAACGCCCACGACAACGGGTGCTCCGGCACCGGGCTCGGAGTCGACCTCAACCGGAACTCGAGTTACCACTGGGACGTCAACCAGGGCACCAAGTGCACCGAGACCTACCCCGGTGCGAGTGCCGCGAGCGAGCCGGAGACGCGGGCCATTCAGAGCTTCCTGGCGAGCATCTACCGCGACACCAAGCCGGCCGCCGACTTCTCGGCGGCGACGACCGCCACCACCGGCACGTTCCTCACGCTGCACAGTTACGCCGAGTTGAACATCTATCCGTACGGCTGGACGAACTCGCTCGCGCCGAACAACACCGATCTCAAGACGATCGCCACGAACATGGCCAAGTCCAACAGGTACACGGTCGTGCACGGCGACGGCGGTCTGAACTACTTCGCGCCGGGTGCCACCGACGACTGGATCTACGGCACGCTGGGTGTGCCCGGATACACGATCGAGGTCGGCCCCAGCAGCTCCTCATGCAGTGGGTTCTTCCCGGCGTACAGCTGCATGGCGTCTTTCTGGAGCCTCAACCTGCCCGCCTTCATGACCCTGGGGACAGCGGCTGCCAAGCCGTACCCGACCGGGAGCTGA
- a CDS encoding metal-sensitive transcriptional regulator produces MSEAKPAGPHGYSAEKQALMARLKRVEGQIRGLQRMVDEDTYCIDILTQISAAKSALHAVAVGLLEDHLRHCVVHAASEGDVDAKIKEASAAIARLVKS; encoded by the coding sequence ATGAGTGAGGCGAAACCGGCCGGGCCGCACGGGTATTCGGCGGAGAAACAGGCGCTGATGGCGCGGCTGAAGCGGGTCGAGGGGCAGATCCGTGGACTGCAGCGGATGGTCGACGAGGACACCTACTGCATCGACATCCTGACCCAGATCTCGGCCGCCAAGAGCGCCCTGCACGCGGTGGCGGTCGGCCTGCTCGAAGATCATCTGCGCCATTGCGTGGTGCACGCCGCGTCCGAGGGCGACGTGGACGCGAAGATCAAGGAGGCGAGTGCGGCTATCGCCCGGCTCGTGAAGTCCTGA